One window of Paenibacillus sp. FSL K6-3182 genomic DNA carries:
- a CDS encoding ATP-binding protein gives MIKIAVFLLITIVFTASLQALTQSNRDLPQAKRGVLDLSNWSLEQDGPVFLDGEWEFYEGQLLTPADFHQNNSGISYLSVPATWTGKNAEGGMARKGFGTYRLKVLLQDEKEGLGLKTRSIRMAHRLFINGKLESESGQPSSSKKLNIPGNTPSSAFFQTETREVELVIQVSNYVFVTGGIVNSISFGLDYDISKMNGRQLGIGIGLVLIMGMFGAYHLIFYYLGRRNKAYLLSGLYLLILSLERSLNGEKIFQQLLPNIPFDITYKLLDLSQVLSAMVIIIFFCSSDARLLSPRNLKLFQTPFILYIAAVLLLPYSIHINVKGLTLYYLGLLVSYIILKMAVFYIRSESTSSEGKEWLLFIGSGVSLMVFLLYDGLYSTNAVDTNLVGTFGIIGFIVIINILLAVRFSNAYEKTEILSRQLLVSNQLKDEFLMSTSHEIKTPLHGIMNMTAHLLEDEDHNLQPKQKQNLWLIKDTSTKLSMLIHDLIDVSRLKHGELRLHMTVVDLRVAVQIVFDVLQFELAGKSVRLDNQVEVDIWVVADESRLRQVLYNLIYNAIRHTENGWIRVNSRLLDNRVAITVEDTGKGIPSNKFLKVFEYFEQLEETLPTDGYMGMGVGLYISRKLVERMDGEIRVDWSEIGEGTRMLFTLPRALDIQGYREASASSENEMVQRVTADHASLDVIGYHDHTILIVDDEASNIYSLLHILKQHRYNVITAFSAKEAMFKMDEHPRVDLVILDVMMPGTSGIELCRTLRGRYSILDLPILFATVKDTPADIALGFRAGANDYITKPFDGETLLARIQTLIAMKTSIQEAIQNELAFHQAQIKPHFLFNALSSVISFCYTDGEKAAYLLSMLSQYIRYILDTDRSNLVVPLDRELELIHAYVEIEKARFGERFTFISHVDEGLQDVEIPSLCIQPFVENAIRHGLFDKEGEGTVSLKINEGHGYIQVTVEDDGVGMSDILLSQITSVEKRDGGIAIANIRKRLEAISGAAFTVHSEQGSGTKITMYLPYGIVG, from the coding sequence TTGATCAAAATAGCAGTATTTCTACTAATTACAATTGTATTTACAGCCAGCCTGCAGGCATTAACGCAATCTAACCGAGACTTGCCGCAAGCAAAGCGGGGAGTGCTGGATTTGTCTAATTGGAGCCTTGAGCAGGATGGCCCGGTTTTTCTTGATGGTGAATGGGAATTTTACGAAGGACAGCTGCTTACGCCTGCCGATTTTCACCAAAACAATTCGGGAATTTCTTATTTATCTGTACCTGCTACTTGGACAGGGAAAAACGCTGAAGGAGGTATGGCTCGAAAAGGCTTTGGGACATATCGACTAAAGGTTCTTCTCCAAGATGAAAAGGAAGGTTTGGGTCTGAAAACAAGAAGTATCCGAATGGCTCATCGGTTATTTATTAATGGCAAATTGGAAAGCGAAAGTGGACAACCATCCTCGAGCAAAAAATTGAATATACCTGGAAATACGCCTTCTAGCGCTTTTTTTCAAACAGAAACGAGGGAAGTTGAGCTTGTTATTCAGGTATCCAATTATGTGTTTGTCACCGGGGGGATCGTTAATTCGATTTCTTTTGGATTGGATTACGATATTAGCAAGATGAATGGCAGACAGCTAGGTATAGGAATTGGACTTGTTTTGATTATGGGTATGTTCGGGGCGTATCATCTTATCTTTTATTATCTTGGACGGAGGAATAAAGCTTACTTGCTTAGCGGATTGTACCTGCTAATCTTGTCTTTAGAGCGTTCACTGAATGGTGAGAAAATATTTCAACAGCTGCTTCCTAACATTCCATTCGACATCACTTATAAGCTGCTTGATTTGAGCCAAGTTTTAAGTGCTATGGTCATTATTATATTTTTTTGTTCATCTGATGCAAGGTTATTGTCGCCGAGAAACTTAAAGCTGTTTCAAACGCCATTTATCCTTTATATTGCTGCTGTTTTGCTGCTGCCGTACAGCATTCACATAAATGTAAAAGGTTTAACTTTATATTATTTAGGGCTGTTGGTGTCGTATATCATTTTGAAAATGGCTGTATTTTACATACGCAGTGAGAGTACTTCGTCTGAAGGGAAAGAATGGCTTCTGTTCATTGGGAGCGGCGTTTCTTTGATGGTTTTTCTCCTATACGATGGTCTTTACTCGACGAATGCCGTAGACACTAATTTAGTGGGAACATTCGGTATTATCGGATTTATTGTCATTATAAATATTTTGCTCGCTGTAAGATTTTCGAATGCCTATGAGAAAACTGAAATACTCTCCCGTCAATTGCTCGTTTCCAATCAACTGAAGGATGAGTTTTTGATGAGTACCTCTCATGAGATCAAAACACCTTTGCACGGTATTATGAACATGACAGCTCATTTGCTTGAGGATGAGGATCATAATTTGCAGCCAAAGCAAAAACAAAATCTTTGGTTGATCAAGGATACTTCCACTAAACTGTCTATGTTAATTCATGACTTAATTGATGTAAGCCGCTTGAAGCATGGAGAATTAAGGCTGCATATGACAGTGGTGGATTTGCGAGTAGCCGTCCAGATCGTATTTGATGTACTGCAATTCGAGCTAGCTGGGAAGTCGGTGCGATTAGACAATCAGGTGGAAGTGGATATTTGGGTAGTTGCAGATGAAAGCAGACTTAGACAGGTGCTCTATAATCTCATTTATAACGCAATCAGGCATACAGAGAACGGCTGGATAAGGGTTAATTCGAGGTTGTTGGACAATAGGGTAGCTATCACTGTTGAGGATACGGGAAAAGGGATTCCGAGCAATAAATTTTTGAAGGTTTTTGAATATTTTGAGCAGCTGGAAGAAACACTTCCGACGGATGGTTATATGGGAATGGGCGTTGGTCTGTACATTAGCCGCAAGCTGGTTGAGCGAATGGACGGCGAAATTCGAGTGGATTGGTCCGAGATCGGTGAAGGAACTCGTATGCTCTTTACACTGCCCAGGGCTTTAGACATTCAAGGCTATCGGGAAGCTTCGGCATCCTCAGAAAACGAAATGGTGCAGCGAGTGACAGCTGATCACGCCTCGCTCGACGTTATAGGCTATCATGATCATACCATTTTAATAGTGGATGACGAGGCCTCCAATATTTATAGCTTATTGCATATATTAAAGCAGCATCGATACAATGTGATTACAGCATTTTCGGCTAAAGAAGCGATGTTCAAGATGGACGAGCATCCTCGTGTGGACCTTGTTATTTTAGATGTCATGATGCCGGGTACTTCTGGTATTGAACTATGCCGTACACTGCGAGGCCGCTATTCTATTCTAGATTTGCCCATTCTCTTCGCGACTGTTAAGGACACACCTGCAGATATTGCGTTAGGTTTCAGGGCAGGTGCTAATGACTATATAACGAAGCCATTTGATGGTGAGACACTGCTTGCTAGAATCCAAACATTGATTGCAATGAAAACCTCCATTCAGGAGGCCATTCAAAATGAGCTGGCTTTTCATCAGGCTCAAATTAAGCCTCATTTTTTGTTCAACGCGTTAAGCAGCGTTATTTCCTTCTGTTATACAGATGGAGAAAAAGCAGCCTATTTATTGTCGATGCTTAGTCAATATATTCGCTACATTTTGGATACGGATCGATCTAATTTAGTCGTTCCTCTAGACCGTGAGCTTGAATTGATTCATGCCTATGTTGAGATCGAAAAGGCTAGGTTTGGAGAGCGGTTTACTTTTATCTCTCATGTAGATGAAGGTCTTCAAGATGTAGAGATTCCTTCTTTATGCATACAGCCCTTTGTTGAGAATGCGATCCGTCACGGGTTGTTTGATAAAGAGGGAGAGGGCACTGTTTCATTAAAGATTAATGAAGGACATGGCTATATACAAGTAACCGTTGAGGACGATGGTGTTGGAATGTCGGATATTCTGCTTAGTCAAATAACGAGCGTAGAGAAGCGGGATGGGGGCATTGCTATCGCTAATATTCGAAAGCGGCTAGAGGCCATTTCTGGTGCTGCATTCACCGTTCATTCAGAGCAAGGGAGCGGAACAAAGATAACGATGTATTTGCCTTATGGTATCGTAGGGTGA
- a CDS encoding response regulator: MFRAVIIEDEKPILELMKVILGRNTNYTIVGAFTNPIEALEKMEDIKPDVAFIDVEMPKMNGLELARKVRALTIQTEIVFTTAYKNYALDAFGVEAIDYILKPVTPSTIERVTERLVNRQRVTTMVIPQKDLSMIQCFGGFEVRNSEGVPVHFRTRRAEELFAYFLCHSGRNISKWQVMDLLWPDMPEERSSSNLYNTIYLMKKILKENELGMSIRKMNDGYMMETGNQMYDALAFQRSNVSFAEGKLDREQMEYLCALYQGPLLDGKTYLWKIPLEEAYFKQYSTMTKKLVEDDLLSNDWNQAEHRLDKYLTVYPLHEEMNQLMIDIYERQGNREKMLRLYSKYERASREELGIEPSLDMKSRLSTF; encoded by the coding sequence ATGTTTCGGGCTGTCATTATAGAAGATGAGAAGCCGATATTGGAATTGATGAAGGTTATTTTAGGACGGAATACTAATTACACCATTGTGGGAGCTTTCACTAATCCTATTGAAGCGCTAGAGAAGATGGAAGACATTAAGCCCGACGTAGCTTTCATAGATGTGGAGATGCCTAAGATGAATGGGCTTGAGCTTGCACGGAAAGTACGGGCGTTAACGATACAGACAGAGATTGTTTTTACAACAGCTTACAAGAACTATGCTCTGGACGCGTTTGGAGTAGAAGCGATTGATTATATTTTAAAGCCAGTAACACCTTCAACAATTGAACGGGTGACAGAACGTTTAGTTAATCGGCAGCGCGTAACTACAATGGTCATCCCTCAAAAGGATTTATCTATGATCCAATGTTTTGGTGGGTTCGAGGTTCGCAATTCGGAAGGGGTTCCTGTACATTTTCGGACACGCAGGGCGGAGGAGCTGTTTGCCTATTTTCTGTGTCATTCGGGACGCAATATTAGCAAATGGCAGGTAATGGATTTGTTGTGGCCGGATATGCCGGAGGAGAGAAGCTCTTCCAATTTATACAATACAATTTATCTTATGAAGAAAATATTGAAAGAAAATGAACTCGGCATGAGCATTCGTAAAATGAATGATGGTTATATGATGGAAACAGGAAACCAAATGTATGATGCGCTAGCGTTCCAACGCTCAAATGTCTCTTTTGCCGAGGGGAAGCTGGATAGGGAGCAAATGGAGTATTTATGTGCGCTGTATCAAGGGCCGCTGTTGGATGGGAAAACCTATCTATGGAAAATACCACTGGAGGAAGCTTATTTTAAACAATACTCCACGATGACCAAAAAGCTAGTCGAAGATGATTTATTATCGAATGACTGGAATCAAGCGGAGCATCGCCTCGACAAATATTTGACTGTTTATCCGCTTCATGAAGAGATGAATCAGCTTATGATCGATATTTATGAGAGACAAGGGAACAGAGAGAAGATGCTTCGACTATATTCGAAATATGAGAGGGCCAGCCGCGAAGAGCTTGGAATAGAGCCGTCTTTGGATATGAAGAGCAGGTTATCTACGTTCTAG
- a CDS encoding Ig-like domain-containing protein gives MLSLVRSKKIISMILFALMVNLCSSLFIEDGRKVKAAGAGEVSVFKKAYITSFNNGTVDVVNLSDLTVEKAKITVGNQPNSAAINPNQKQVFITNRASNTVSVIDPAKDEVIATIPVGVQPHGVAFNKDGSKAYVANDSGSSISVINTASLVEEKKISVATPIAMALVGNDLYVTSRTGKLTIIDIISETVVKEITIEGELYGLSVNPSGTKIYVANLVTNFVNIIDTSSKTHEADIPVGSMTTATEVSPDGSKVFAAHGYNDSVSVINAATLKVDATINVDANPYVIGVSKDGLQAYTINYGSSNMSVINTATNKVDKTIELSGGPFMVGTFMVPVAVALDAETSEPSEPADNQAPVVTALTPVKGAQNVGVDANLKLTFDEKVKAMAGKKVTIWKPRELSMINGPDYPILISDSTLVETIDAGDSTKVTVLDNVAMINPAADLEYQTNYFVKIERSAFTDIAGNGYAGLSADVEIHDGQVQDTYTESWHFKTGKAADTTGPVATTFVPAKAAVDVSISADMTLTFNENVKAGTGKKIKIFEPGRATPDGTNPSAPILLEEITSSDTSKITISGNKVTINPTKNMKNNTYYYILMDKGAFQDIYNNDFDGMFQFIQLMNENVMYMGEPGKIWFFKTEAAPDTTAPTATGYTPANNALDVAVDASLQLTFSEIVEAMAGKNISIRKASDDSVVETIAANDTAKLTLAGTKATIKLSTSLANDTGYYVLIDDGAFKDKVGNTFKGITGKTIWSFKTAKSVSPLTVTTLSPIDDASAVATNSDLLLTFSENVQVIPGKKIFIKKQSDDSIAHTFEISSISDVSVSGNKVKINPYLMVPDAPGNYLEYNTAYYVQIEAGALKSTTSSAQYAGIADKTTWNFTTGAAPEKNDLKVIAYSPAGGANGVSQSTALKLTFSTNVQGVNGKSFEIRKKSDNSVVHKVNFGEMGVEISGNTVTINPPIFPQPGNGPKVEYLEPDTEYYVLIAAGALKDKDGNSYAGISDKLVWTFTTEPDLELDTDGDGIPDSIDPDDDNDGLSDEQEAKIGTNPKDPDTDKDGINDKDDPFPTDASKPGTVNGELDTDGDGIPDSTDPDDDNDGLTDEQEIKLGTNPKDPDTDKDGINDKDDPFPTDASKPGTVNGELDTDGDGIPDSTDPDDDNDGLTDEQEIKLGTNPKDPDTDKDGINDKDDPFPTDAAKPGTVNGELDTDGDGIPDSTDPDDDNDGLTDEQEIKLGTNPKDPDTDKDGINDKDDPFPTDAAKPGTVNGELDTDGDGIPDSTDPDDDNDGLTDEQEKAIGTNPKDPDTDKDGINDKDDYYPLDPTRSSYSGNNSGGNVTPKPDKPDPVEVPEHKEVKAYIIGHQDGSFKPEKGITRAEMAAILVRILGKEAELSSVSSTGVDAEHWAAKYIAIITELGLMVGYPDGSFKPNQTITRAEMAVIINRLMEHIETGGKSFSDINGHWAQTAIDQGTAAGIFNGYKDGTFAPNRVLTRAEAVVIFNRQQGRSPLAGADQQWSDVSQKHWAYEDIQTASIDHEIKEQ, from the coding sequence ATGCTTAGTTTAGTAAGGTCCAAGAAGATAATCAGTATGATTCTATTCGCGCTGATGGTCAACCTATGCTCGTCATTGTTTATTGAGGATGGGAGAAAGGTAAAGGCGGCTGGAGCTGGAGAAGTTTCTGTATTTAAAAAAGCGTATATTACAAGCTTTAACAATGGTACTGTCGATGTTGTTAATCTATCGGATCTGACTGTAGAAAAGGCTAAAATCACGGTAGGAAATCAACCGAACAGCGCTGCGATCAACCCCAATCAGAAGCAGGTGTTCATAACCAACAGAGCAAGCAATACGGTCTCGGTTATTGATCCGGCGAAGGATGAGGTAATCGCGACCATACCGGTTGGAGTTCAGCCTCATGGCGTTGCCTTTAATAAGGATGGAAGTAAAGCCTATGTGGCAAATGACTCAGGAAGCTCGATTTCAGTTATAAATACAGCCTCACTGGTTGAGGAGAAAAAAATATCCGTAGCTACGCCTATTGCGATGGCATTGGTTGGGAATGATCTTTATGTTACTAGTAGAACCGGAAAACTCACGATTATTGATATAATAAGCGAAACAGTTGTGAAGGAAATTACCATTGAGGGGGAACTTTACGGACTCTCGGTTAATCCCTCGGGTACAAAGATTTATGTGGCTAACTTAGTAACTAATTTCGTAAATATAATTGATACGAGTTCAAAAACACACGAAGCGGATATACCGGTTGGCAGCATGACAACTGCAACAGAAGTTAGTCCTGATGGCAGTAAGGTATTTGCAGCACATGGCTATAATGACTCTGTGTCAGTAATCAATGCGGCAACCCTTAAAGTGGATGCTACCATAAATGTTGATGCTAACCCTTACGTCATCGGCGTTTCCAAAGATGGTCTTCAAGCGTACACGATCAATTATGGCTCGAGCAATATGAGTGTAATTAATACAGCAACGAACAAGGTCGACAAGACCATTGAACTCAGTGGAGGTCCATTTATGGTCGGAACCTTCATGGTTCCTGTTGCTGTTGCATTGGATGCTGAAACGTCTGAACCATCCGAGCCAGCTGATAATCAAGCTCCTGTTGTGACAGCACTAACTCCAGTTAAGGGTGCACAAAATGTTGGTGTGGATGCTAATCTTAAATTAACATTTGATGAAAAAGTAAAGGCAATGGCGGGTAAAAAGGTAACGATTTGGAAACCACGGGAATTATCAATGATCAACGGACCTGATTATCCGATCTTAATAAGCGATTCAACGTTAGTAGAAACAATTGATGCAGGTGATTCGACAAAGGTAACAGTCTTGGATAATGTAGCAATGATTAATCCAGCAGCGGATCTGGAATATCAGACGAATTATTTTGTGAAGATTGAACGATCTGCTTTTACGGATATTGCAGGGAACGGCTATGCTGGATTATCCGCTGATGTTGAAATCCATGATGGTCAAGTACAGGATACTTATACCGAATCATGGCATTTTAAAACGGGTAAGGCAGCAGATACAACCGGACCGGTGGCGACAACATTTGTACCCGCGAAAGCAGCTGTGGATGTTTCCATTAGTGCGGACATGACATTAACGTTCAACGAAAATGTGAAGGCTGGAACAGGCAAGAAAATAAAGATTTTTGAACCGGGCAGAGCCACACCGGATGGAACAAATCCAAGTGCTCCAATTTTACTTGAAGAAATAACTTCATCAGATACGAGCAAAATAACGATTTCTGGGAACAAAGTTACCATTAATCCAACGAAAAACATGAAAAACAATACCTATTATTATATCCTCATGGATAAAGGTGCGTTTCAGGACATATACAATAATGATTTTGACGGCATGTTCCAATTCATTCAGTTGATGAACGAAAACGTCATGTATATGGGTGAGCCGGGGAAGATATGGTTCTTCAAAACAGAAGCTGCACCAGACACAACAGCGCCGACAGCTACTGGATATACACCAGCGAATAATGCGCTTGATGTGGCGGTTGATGCGAGCTTACAGCTCACTTTCAGCGAGATCGTGGAAGCGATGGCAGGCAAAAATATTAGCATTCGCAAAGCAAGTGATGATAGTGTTGTTGAAACCATTGCAGCTAACGATACTGCAAAATTGACACTAGCAGGAACTAAGGCGACCATTAAATTGTCAACTAGTTTAGCTAACGATACGGGCTATTACGTTCTGATTGATGATGGAGCCTTTAAGGACAAGGTTGGCAATACATTTAAGGGGATTACAGGAAAGACGATCTGGAGCTTCAAGACAGCAAAGAGTGTTTCGCCACTAACTGTCACGACATTATCTCCTATTGATGATGCTTCAGCGGTGGCTACTAACTCCGATTTGTTGCTAACTTTTAGCGAGAATGTACAAGTGATTCCGGGTAAAAAGATTTTTATCAAGAAGCAATCCGATGACAGCATCGCTCATACTTTTGAAATTAGCAGCATAAGCGATGTAAGTGTATCGGGTAATAAAGTAAAGATAAATCCTTACCTAATGGTACCTGATGCACCAGGGAATTATTTGGAATACAATACTGCTTACTATGTTCAAATAGAAGCGGGAGCACTGAAAAGCACGACCAGCAGTGCACAATACGCAGGTATTGCAGACAAGACAACTTGGAATTTTACTACAGGTGCTGCACCAGAAAAAAATGATCTGAAGGTTATAGCATACTCACCTGCCGGAGGGGCAAATGGTGTATCTCAGAGCACGGCTCTAAAGCTGACGTTCAGCACAAATGTTCAGGGAGTAAACGGCAAGAGCTTTGAAATTAGAAAGAAATCTGACAATAGCGTTGTGCACAAAGTGAATTTCGGAGAAATGGGAGTCGAGATATCGGGAAATACGGTAACGATTAATCCTCCAATCTTCCCGCAACCTGGCAATGGGCCTAAGGTCGAATATTTGGAGCCAGATACAGAATATTACGTCCTAATTGCAGCTGGAGCTTTGAAGGATAAAGACGGAAACAGCTATGCGGGTATTTCTGATAAATTAGTATGGACCTTTACCACGGAGCCAGATTTGGAACTGGATACAGACGGAGATGGTATTCCAGACTCCATTGATCCAGATGATGACAACGACGGTTTATCGGATGAGCAAGAAGCGAAAATAGGTACAAATCCAAAAGATCCTGATACTGATAAGGATGGAATCAATGATAAGGACGATCCATTCCCAACGGATGCGTCTAAGCCAGGGACAGTAAACGGTGAACTGGATACAGACGGAGATGGCATTCCAGATTCGACTGATCCAGACGATGACAACGACGGTCTGACGGACGAGCAAGAAATTAAACTAGGTACAAATCCAAAAGATCCAGACACCGACAAGGATGGAATCAACGATAAGGACGATCCATTCCCAACGGATGCGTCTAAGCCGGGAACAGTAAACGGTGAGCTTGACACAGACGGAGACGGCATTCCAGATTCGACTGATCCAGACGACGATAACGACGGTTTGACGGATGAGCAAGAAATTAAACTAGGTACAAATCCAAAAGATCCAGACACCGACAAGGATGGAATCAATGATAAAGATGATCCATTCCCAACGGATGCAGCTAAGCCGGGTACAGTAAACGGTGAGCTGGACACAGACGGAGATGGTATTCCAGATTCGACTGATCCAGACGACGATAACGACGGTTTGACGGATGAGCAAGAAATTAAACTAGGTACAAATCCAAAAGATCCAGACACCGACAAGGATGGAATCAATGATAAAGATGATCCATTCCCAACGGATGCAGCTAAGCCGGGTACAGTAAACGGTGAGCTGGACACAGACGGAGATGGCATTCCAGATTCGACTGATCCAGACGACGACAACGACGGTCTGACGGATGAGCAAGAAAAAGCAATTGGAACGAATCCAAAAGATCCTGACACCGACAAAGATGGAATCAACGATAAGGATGATTATTATCCGTTGGATCCAACGAGATCCAGTTATTCAGGCAACAACTCGGGCGGCAACGTGACTCCAAAGCCTGATAAGCCTGATCCGGTTGAAGTTCCAGAACACAAAGAAGTCAAAGCTTATATTATTGGTCATCAGGACGGAAGCTTTAAACCAGAGAAGGGGATTACACGTGCTGAAATGGCAGCGATACTTGTTCGCATACTGGGCAAGGAAGCTGAATTATCTTCCGTGAGCAGCACGGGCGTTGATGCTGAGCATTGGGCTGCAAAATACATTGCAATTATAACCGAATTGGGTTTAATGGTTGGTTATCCAGATGGCAGCTTCAAACCAAATCAGACGATCACTCGTGCGGAAATGGCTGTTATTATTAATCGATTGATGGAGCATATTGAAACCGGCGGCAAAAGTTTCTCTGACATTAATGGGCACTGGGCACAAACGGCCATTGATCAGGGGACTGCAGCAGGAATTTTCAACGGATATAAGGATGGTACATTTGCGCCAAACCGCGTTCTTACGAGAGCAGAGGCTGTTGTCATATTCAATAGACAGCAGGGCAGATCTCCTCTAGCAGGAGCAGATCAACAATGGAGTGACGTTTCGCAGAAGCACTGGGCGTATGAAGATATTCAGACTGCGAGCATCGACCATGAGATTAAAGAGCAATAA
- the gatC gene encoding Asp-tRNA(Asn)/Glu-tRNA(Gln) amidotransferase subunit GatC, whose product MSISPKDVDHVARLARLELSDSEKDQFTEQLNAILKYAEKLEGLDTENVEPTSHVLPITNVTRADEKRPSLPIEKVLLNAPDEEDGQFKVPAVLE is encoded by the coding sequence ATGAGCATTTCACCTAAGGATGTAGACCATGTAGCAAGACTTGCGCGGTTAGAGCTATCCGATTCGGAGAAGGATCAGTTTACGGAGCAGCTCAATGCGATTTTGAAATATGCGGAAAAGCTAGAAGGCTTGGACACGGAAAATGTTGAGCCAACCAGCCATGTGCTCCCTATAACGAATGTAACGCGCGCGGATGAGAAACGCCCGTCGCTGCCGATCGAGAAGGTTTTGCTGAATGCGCCTGATGAAGAAGATGGACAATTTAAAGTACCTGCGGTGCTTGAATAA
- the gatA gene encoding Asp-tRNA(Asn)/Glu-tRNA(Gln) amidotransferase subunit GatA — MALFDLRLQDVHNKLNNKELSVSELVSASFARIAETEPAIKAFITLNEENARLQASELDKQLQEGGDQGLLFGLPAGVKDNIVTEGLLTTCASQFLSNYNPIYDATVVRKLKAAQSVTIGKLNMDEFAMGGSNENSSFYPTRNPWNTDYVPGGSSGGSAASVAAGQVYFSLGSDTGGSIRQPAAYCGIVGLKPTYGLVSRFGLVAFASSLDQIGPLTKNVEDSAFVLQAIAGYDTSDSTSANVDIPDYTAALTGDVKGLRIGVPKEYLGAGIDPRVKEAVLKALAVYESLGATWEEVSLPHTEYAIATYYLLASSEASSNLARFDGVRYGVRAEDPANLIDLYKKSRSEGFGAEVKRRIMLGTYALSSGYYDAYYLKAQKVRTLIKQDFDQVFSQYDLIIGPTAPTPAFRIGEQVGDPLTMYLNDICTIPVSLAGVPAISVPCGTADGLPIGLQIIGKAFDESTVLRAAHAFEQHTEHHKQRPQL; from the coding sequence TTGGCACTGTTTGATTTGCGCCTGCAGGATGTACATAACAAGCTTAACAATAAGGAACTGTCTGTTTCTGAGCTGGTTAGCGCATCATTTGCGAGAATTGCGGAAACTGAGCCTGCTATTAAGGCTTTTATTACATTAAATGAAGAGAATGCACGCTTGCAGGCTTCCGAGCTGGACAAGCAATTGCAAGAAGGCGGCGACCAAGGTTTATTGTTTGGATTGCCGGCGGGTGTTAAGGATAATATTGTGACGGAAGGTCTACTGACCACTTGTGCGAGTCAGTTCTTAAGCAATTACAATCCTATCTATGATGCCACTGTTGTTCGCAAGCTGAAAGCAGCTCAGTCGGTAACGATTGGAAAGCTGAACATGGATGAATTTGCAATGGGCGGTTCCAACGAGAACTCCAGCTTCTATCCAACTCGCAATCCATGGAATACGGATTATGTTCCAGGCGGCTCAAGCGGCGGATCGGCAGCTTCAGTTGCTGCTGGACAAGTTTATTTCTCGCTTGGCTCCGACACTGGCGGCTCGATTCGTCAGCCAGCTGCTTATTGCGGTATCGTTGGCCTCAAACCAACGTATGGCCTAGTATCACGTTTTGGACTTGTTGCTTTCGCATCTTCTTTGGACCAAATCGGTCCGCTTACCAAAAATGTTGAAGATTCCGCATTTGTGCTGCAAGCCATTGCTGGTTACGACACAAGTGACTCTACATCAGCGAATGTGGATATTCCAGATTACACAGCAGCTCTTACAGGTGATGTAAAAGGTCTGCGTATCGGTGTGCCTAAAGAATACCTAGGAGCTGGTATTGATCCGCGTGTGAAAGAAGCGGTACTTAAAGCGCTGGCAGTATACGAATCACTGGGCGCGACATGGGAAGAGGTTTCACTTCCGCATACGGAGTATGCAATCGCTACTTACTATTTGCTTGCTTCCTCGGAAGCATCGTCAAATCTAGCTCGTTTCGACGGCGTACGTTACGGTGTACGTGCGGAAGATCCTGCAAATCTCATTGATTTGTATAAGAAATCCCGCAGCGAAGGATTTGGCGCTGAAGTAAAACGCCGGATTATGCTTGGAACATATGCTCTAAGCTCTGGCTATTATGACGCATATTATTTGAAAGCTCAGAAGGTACGTACACTTATCAAGCAGGACTTTGACCAAGTGTTCAGCCAATATGATCTCATCATCGGACCTACGGCTCCGACACCTGCGTTCCGAATCGGAGAGCAAGTTGGAGATCCATTAACGATGTATTTAAACGATATCTGTACGATACCGGTAAGCTTGGCTGGCGTTCCTGCCATTAGCGTTCCTTGTGGAACGGCAGATGGCTTGCCGATTGGCTTGCAAATTATCGGGAAAGCGTTCGACGAATCGACGGTGCTGCGCGCCGCTCATGCGTTCGAGCAGCATACAGAGCATCATAAACAACGTCCGCAGCTATAA